The Pagrus major chromosome 5, Pma_NU_1.0 genomic sequence ATTTGCTTCTCTAATTTTGATGATGTTTATGATTTCCTCAGCCCATCACTCCCTGGTGACTGAGCTGCTGTCGCTGCCTCTCAAAGCTGACAGTCTGAGTGTTCGCTCCCGTCGGGCTCATCTTGACTGTCGTCTTTCTGAAATCGAGGAGGCCATTAAAATATTCTCCAGGGACAAAGTTTATGTAAAAATAGATTCATAACACAATGGGAGGAGATGGTCGTGTAAATCCACTGCTTTATcgagatttattttttattttttgtagttgcataatgtaacataacactGAACCTTGTAAAATAGatgattattttaatgtgatgagtgttttctttttgtaaatggaaaaatacattataTGTTACAATTGCTTATGCTAAGCCATTGAGTTTATAGATCTTCTGGTAGTTAAAAATGCCTGTAAATGTTACGCAGTTTTCTCTTGAAGAAGAGATGAGCAGGTGCACTGTAAACGATTAGCTCTTAAAAATGTGATCGattgttttgtgtaaaactggCTGGTGGTTCATAATAATGGAtatttttgtgactttgtggtatatttgcaatatttttatatgcttagctattaaaacacacatgcagaacatTGTGTACACAGTCGAAATGTTTTTGAGTGccaagttgttttatttatttcaaaacgTCATCATTTTGGGTATCTATCTGTGACGTAATACGCACGCACACCCCCCCTCTACGTCTTTGTTCAGGTTGAGCTAGCTAAGTTGCTAGTCAGAGGCTAGCTGAGATCATAAAGAGGTCTTAGCTTTTCATACATGCATATGAGACCGTTTTGATTTGCCACGGACACTTGAGACCTTGTCAATTCAACAATGAGCAAGAGGAAAGCGCCACAGGAATCCCTAAATGAGGGAATAACAGACTTTCTTGTCGGTACGTGAAGAGCAGCAAGACGGTtgagctaacagtagctagcgTGACAGCAGGGTACtgttttcaagtaaaaatgacCTCAAAATAACTTTTCATTACTAGAGTATGTTCCTTAAGAAATACTAAATTATACTTCGTCTTCTCgcctttgttgtgtgtttgcctgGAACGAAAATCTTgagttttctctgctctccaGCTTGCAGTCACTGCTTTGTCATTTAAATGCCCGTAGCTGAGCTGGCAGTTTCCTGAAATAGTGGCTATAAACCACTAAAGGAGTGTGAATATAGGTGAATATAAAGCCATGCAATGTCCTACTTCTGTTTCCAGAGCTGGCCAATTACGAGAAAAACGTCAACAGGGCAATACACAAGTACAATGCTTACAGGTAAGCATCTGAAGCCCCAGCAGCGAGGTGTGCCTTGTTTAAGGATTTATTGTTCTTTCAACAATGCATGAAAACTGATATAATGTATCAACATTTAACAATACATGTGGGATGCACAGAGAACATGCACTCAATTGCCAGTCTATTATGCGCAATTAGCTAAAACGTATGCAGTCCATGAAGCCATGAAAACCAATGATCACGGTATGAAGACCACTGATCACCACATATTGTTTTAGAGATGTGTTTTATCAACCCAATGGTGATCTTGAAGGCTGATTCAGATATTTAAGACACCCTAATTAATACACTGTCAACAGTAATACAATGGACATAAACACCTCTTTTTATAGTACAATACAGTTCAAGAGCACCACTAACTACAACCACCAAAATGACCATACATTTGAAGTAACACAAGTATAACCTATATGATGGTAGGATTTATTGTAGGGTCTTGGACATCATTCATTTTTAGCCAGGGTGCTATTTaactggcaactgagtgtaTAATACATATGAGGATAATGGTGTTGATTGATAgttgtgaaaaaatgaaaatactgtaaCAAAAGGGTCACACTATATTGTTTTGCTACTTTATATGTTTTCAATGTATTGCTACATCTCATTCATACTTAATATACCTCTAACAAatatttctgcttattttctgtCTAGGAAAGCAGCATCTACCATCTCCAAGTACCCTACCAAAATCAGAAATGGCGAAGAGGCCAAGAAACTGGTATGTGCACTGAACTTGGTTTTACGTCTTCagttattgtctttattttaaaaaacaacaacaacccacattagttcatttttgaggCAAATATACTAAAATCTCACCTTGTGACAATGGTCCAGGTGCATAATGAAATTTTGTGTTGAAACTTTAAACTAAAATACAGCAATGCAGTATCAGGTCCTGCAATAAATCACACCTTCTTAGAGGTTCTGATGGTCAGTAGTTGTCGTGGAAGACATTGGTGCTGCTGATATACTGGTTGGTATTGTTCACTGTTTTTCAGTGTAAAGGATGGTTATTGTTTGTGTATTTCGTCACCCTTGAGCTTGTGGCTTGCATGTCCTTGTACGCATGGTTCCATTCGCCAAACTACTTATCAAAGAATACATTATTTAGAAATTCTCTATTGTGTTTTTACACATAACCGAAAGTAGTGTGGTGTAACTAATGATCATGATTATCATCATAGATAGAAACAGAATTGCCTTGATTATACACTATAAGCATAATAATCCACATTTCACATTTGAGATTACAGTCATAACAGagtttcatttatttccttttgatAATTTCTGTCAGTGAATTGAACAGATTCACTGTTTCTTACagtcatattttaatatatctCTCAGTATTTAACCCATGGGACAGATGACTTGATCTTAACTGCTTTTAGATGCTTCATTTTAGTGAAATGGTTCGTGGAAACTGGAAATTACTTTGTCGTTATTTGTCCCTACTGCTAATGTGCACATGTTGCAGAgtggttgtgtgttgtgtgatgcCCTCTGCTGTAGCCTGAAAGTGTTTGTCAACAGCTACTCTGCACATCTTACGTAACAGCCTCAGATCACACGATTCACCaccctcctgtttgtttttacatttcaacagGATGGTGTTGGAGCTAAAATAGCAGAAAAGATTGATGAGTTCCTACAAACTGGTAAACTACGGAAACTAGAAAAGGTGAGTCTCAGTATTAGAAGACATGATTGATGCCACACTGTTCATGTGGTCAATCATTGCTTAATTTTAAGGCATTACAGAGACTGATgtgctgtttttatattttagattCGAAATGATGACACCAGCTCTTCCATCAATTTCCTCACCAGAGTTACTGGAATTGGGTATGTCTTCAGTGCAACCACTCCAAATTAGTTATTATATGAAAATCCATATTGAAATACATAATGACTAATTAAAATGCATTGGGGGACCAATTCAGTGGCCACTGCAGAGCAGGAATTTGCAGGAATAGAGTTTATTTGTTCATGTCGATGCGCTTCATGTAACTAACTGCATCTCTGGGATCTTGACTTTAGCCCTGCTGCTGCCAGGAAGTTTTTTGATGAAGGGGTGAAGACATTAGAAGGTTCGTGTATCAGTATTACAATTgttcaaatattttgtttaatgtcACTCTTCTTCTGTATGAAGTGCAGTGTATTGCATGTTCAATTTATGTTATGCACAATTTACATTTACCTTTGAATATTTAgcaatgttattattttttgctGTATTTCTAGATCTGAAAAAGATTGAGCACAAACTCAACCATCATCAACAGATTGGACTCAAGTAAGTTTGACTGAAGGCACAGtgttttttctaaatgtgtTATTCATCAGTATCAAATTAACACTATTTGAAGGTCTTCCTCTATCATCTGTGTTTAATGGattattttgctgcattcaggTACTTTGAGGAATTTGAGAAAAGGATCCCAAGAGCTGAAATGGAAAAGATGGAGGTAAAGAAACATTTACATACCTGTTATCTTCAAATAagatttattttgagttttctTACCCTGTGTGTTCTTGCACTGTGTTCTTCATTAGACTCTTATCCTTGGAGAGTTGAAGGACATTGACACAGAATATATTGGAACAATCTGTGGAAGCTACAGGAGAGGTAAAACTTTCCCTACAAGTTTATTCCAGTTATTATTCAGTTGATGATGGGAGTTCAAACTCTGGTTGTCAGGATAGTGATTCACATGTTTATAATTTCTAGGTGCTGCATCGAGTGGTGATATTGATATTTTGCTGACCCACCCAGACTACACCTCTGAGACTGAGAAGCAGGTAAGACTCGTCTCTACTGTATCTCACTTATTCTGTTTTAAACACAGTGTTTTACTATTTGATTTTGTTAATTGTATCTTCTTTTCCAGCCCAAGCTCCTCCATGCAGTGGTCGAACATTTGGAGTCCATTGGCTTTGTGACTGACACTCTGTCCAAAGGTGACACCAAGTTCATGGTGAGGCCTGTGCTTATTTCCACTCATGTGCTCAGCTgtatgtgtttgattttgtgttggGTAACACAGTTAGCACAGTTATTATACCCAACCCATAAAGCACATGATTTCTGGTGAAGATGTGCTGGATCTTGTTTTTTAGGGAGTctgccagctgcagcagagcgatgaagatgaggaagaaTACCTTCACAGACGTATTGATATCAGGTGCCCTACTATAATGCT encodes the following:
- the polb gene encoding DNA polymerase beta: MSKRKAPQESLNEGITDFLVELANYEKNVNRAIHKYNAYRKAASTISKYPTKIRNGEEAKKLDGVGAKIAEKIDEFLQTGKLRKLEKIRNDDTSSSINFLTRVTGIGPAAARKFFDEGVKTLEDLKKIEHKLNHHQQIGLKYFEEFEKRIPRAEMEKMETLILGELKDIDTEYIGTICGSYRRGAASSGDIDILLTHPDYTSETEKQPKLLHAVVEHLESIGFVTDTLSKGDTKFMGVCQLQQSDEDEEEYLHRRIDIRLIPKDQYYCGVLYFTGSDIFNKNMRTHALEKGFTLNEYTIRPLGVTGMAGEPLMVDSERDIFEYIHYKYREPKDRSE